The following proteins come from a genomic window of Leptospira neocaledonica:
- a CDS encoding DUF1566 domain-containing protein — protein sequence MKHLSAILLFSIIAILNCAGPKQDDLSGLLLLLAGGPGNSSHCGQTVANPVDAGFTLTTNTYISNANNSAFVTAMGGNNCESAALVDNDNGTVTDTANHFLWTLCTSYNSSGTISKYNYATGDCAANDPPTTDDINITLAQAEAFCNSLTFAGHSDWVLPDAIQLFSLYSPTTPFALGSFGSKKSVTKVGAWSTTQTTSSHTIVHSYGNSTQRFFTTTASTAPIASFICVAKI from the coding sequence ATGAAACACCTATCTGCAATACTTCTTTTTTCTATAATCGCTATTTTGAACTGCGCAGGTCCGAAACAAGATGATCTGAGCGGCTTACTACTGTTATTGGCTGGAGGGCCGGGGAATTCTTCTCATTGCGGCCAGACGGTCGCGAACCCGGTAGATGCCGGTTTTACTCTTACCACAAATACCTATATTTCCAATGCAAACAATAGCGCTTTTGTCACTGCGATGGGTGGGAATAACTGTGAATCGGCGGCTTTAGTGGATAATGATAATGGAACTGTAACGGATACTGCGAACCATTTTTTATGGACTTTATGCACCAGCTATAATTCTTCCGGAACAATTTCGAAATACAATTATGCTACCGGAGATTGTGCCGCCAATGATCCACCCACCACCGATGATATCAATATTACTCTTGCTCAAGCAGAAGCATTCTGCAATAGTCTAACTTTCGCAGGCCACTCCGATTGGGTATTACCGGATGCGATACAACTATTTTCCTTATATTCTCCAACGACTCCGTTTGCATTGGGTTCCTTTGGAAGTAAGAAATCTGTAACCAAAGTGGGTGCGTGGTCTACTACTCAAACCACTTCTTCACACACTATTGTACATTCTTATGGGAATTCTACCCAGAGATTCTTTA